The Desertifilum tharense IPPAS B-1220 genome includes a region encoding these proteins:
- a CDS encoding glycosyl transferase: MSRPTVYIAITNHGFGHAVRASSIAAAIQQRYPDILLILATTAPRWLLESYIPGDFIHRPRAYDLGVIQSDSLTMDLEATLEKLRQIRTQRNSIIAGEANFIRQNRVNLVLADIPPLAADIAEAAGVPCWMSSNFGWDFIYRDWGGEFIAIADWMGESYQKCDRLFRLPLHEPMSAFPHITDVGLTGGIPQYDAEELRQRLQIHTPREQTILLTFGGLSLQRIPYEGLKAFPDWQFITFDREAPELPNLLKISGRNYRPVDFMPICGRVISKPGYSTFAEALRLDVPIVSLTREGFAESPLLLRGIEDYSEHQIITPEEFFSGSWEFLKVSPTPPRLTTKLEKYGSEAIAQAIVDFLS, translated from the coding sequence ATGTCTCGTCCCACTGTTTATATTGCCATTACCAATCATGGATTCGGTCATGCGGTGCGCGCCTCCTCCATCGCCGCAGCCATCCAACAGCGCTATCCCGATATTTTGCTGATTTTAGCCACAACTGCGCCTCGGTGGTTGCTGGAATCCTATATTCCGGGTGATTTTATTCATCGTCCCCGCGCCTATGACTTGGGCGTGATTCAATCCGATAGCTTAACAATGGATTTAGAGGCCACCCTGGAGAAGTTGCGCCAGATCCGAACCCAGAGAAATAGTATTATCGCTGGGGAAGCGAACTTTATTCGCCAAAATCGGGTGAATCTTGTCCTAGCTGATATTCCTCCCTTGGCGGCGGATATTGCTGAGGCGGCGGGGGTTCCTTGCTGGATGTCGAGTAACTTTGGTTGGGATTTTATCTATCGCGACTGGGGTGGCGAGTTTATTGCAATTGCCGATTGGATGGGCGAATCTTACCAAAAGTGCGATCGCCTTTTCCGCCTCCCCCTACACGAACCGATGTCTGCGTTTCCTCACATTACTGATGTTGGGTTAACCGGAGGAATTCCCCAATACGACGCCGAGGAGTTGCGCCAGCGCTTGCAAATTCACACCCCTCGCGAACAAACGATTCTCCTCACCTTTGGCGGGTTAAGCTTGCAGCGCATTCCCTACGAAGGTTTGAAAGCGTTTCCCGATTGGCAATTTATCACCTTTGACCGCGAAGCGCCAGAACTACCCAACCTGTTAAAAATTTCCGGTCGCAACTACCGTCCCGTTGATTTTATGCCGATTTGCGGGCGCGTTATCTCCAAACCGGGATACAGTACGTTTGCAGAGGCGTTACGCTTAGACGTGCCGATAGTTTCCCTGACTCGCGAAGGTTTTGCAGAGTCGCCCTTGCTGCTAAGGGGAATTGAAGACTACAGCGAACATCAAATCATTACCCCAGAAGAATTCTTCTCAGGTTCTTGGGAATTTTTGAAGGTTTCACCCACACCTCCCCGCTTAACGACTAAGTTAGAGAAGTACGGCTCAGAAGCGATCGCCCAAGCGATTGTTGATTTTCTCTCTTAA
- a CDS encoding secondary thiamine-phosphate synthase enzyme YjbQ, with product MTVYQDQLTIQTTGKSFTRITHQVQEVVRTSGIQTGLCTVFLCHTSASLIIQENADPDVLKDLERFFAKLIPEDGVSYIHSAEGPDDMPAHIRCVLTKTSEQIPLARGKLLLGTWQGLYLWEHRRRGHHRDLIVHISGD from the coding sequence ATGACCGTTTATCAAGACCAACTCACCATTCAAACCACTGGGAAAAGCTTCACGCGGATTACCCACCAGGTACAAGAGGTTGTCAGAACCTCCGGGATACAAACCGGACTGTGTACCGTCTTCCTGTGTCATACCTCCGCCAGTCTGATTATCCAAGAAAATGCCGACCCCGATGTCTTAAAAGACTTAGAGCGCTTTTTTGCTAAATTGATTCCCGAAGATGGGGTGAGTTATATTCACTCCGCAGAAGGTCCGGATGATATGCCAGCGCATATCCGCTGCGTCTTAACCAAAACTTCCGAACAAATTCCCCTTGCCCGTGGCAAACTGCTTTTAGGGACTTGGCAAGGTTTGTATTTGTGGGAACATCGCCGACGCGGACATCATCGCGACTTAATTGTTCACATTAGCGGCGATTAA
- a CDS encoding NACHT domain-containing NTPase: protein MSNPRYDWKRFWYPKGGTYRLNFAGYLDDPESSYAYITNPEVIPFEVIAGTPCLVFLGEPGIGKSTALYQAFEQSIRQGKPALKFELRGYNSSAELCNEIFGHPKFQAWFNGTHQLDLFLDSLDEGLLSLNVLSDTLSRELGKYFCERLQLRLTCRTADWRSTLEEDLRQLWGKDNLGVYELAPLRQVDVKKAAEENNLDSEAFLQEIQGREAAPLAIQPITLKFLLKIYQEDGQLPSTKKELYCKGCRNLCEENNPRRRDAGFKGDLDTDERMMIAGRIAAVTIFANRAAIWRGLGDAANKDVAIRELCGSETLNGREFRVTEAAVCEVLKITSLFSSYGNEHDRFCFTHQTYAEFLAAWYLAQRPMTLAQRMSLLQHPADPDKKLVPQLHEVAAWLASLLPDVFREIVKTDPDVMLQSDVATADQEGCAALVESLLRLHNEEKLLYEPRSWLYQKLKSRDLVAQIQPYITDITKSVDARYVAIDIARACQLTSFQHDLVDVALDASQPYWVRVNAAHTVCEIGDTEIKAKLKPLALGEAGEDPDNELKGYGLQTIYPSHLTTNEVFDMLTHPKSNVIGGTYQNFVAKDFPKHLRSADLPLALKWVEAQQPRHELRYPFGELSDAIMSLAWEHLESPEILESFARIALTRWSNYQQIISERKKPSFESLLLHNDVRRRLLLEKLVSIIPLSSNKEPIWLLGQRIQIILQEDLRWMTEQLQSSTSEHTQQIWAQLIKRIFRNPEYSPDEAKTILSVSQTNEVLHKVFQSWIEPIELDSPEAEVEQQEWIQRDNSLLEPPLADRIIACLNEFESGNLTAWWSLNREMTLMPYSKRYDDIRRQPDITALNGWQIVEPLTRSRIVDAAEKFVLNWQRESQDCLNLYESDVAGYKALRLLLQERPHFIFNLSAETWKMWASTIINTYSMSNDSRYVEPHLVLTKLAYQHAPAEFINTLIDLIDSENSDYGNIFITRSIQTCWDEPLAIALLNKLEDTTLKPSSVGQLLEDLLAHKVFAAKRFAESLIPVPLPSVGEQRSRAISAARALMLYAEDAGWSVVWSAIQQDPEFGREVLESVSYSARQTGSIEWRLSEEQVLELYRWLRKEYPPIEKPKLQEEKEKTFSLEDWATKPRDSVVKWQATILQHLKERRTPQACKALRCIAHESPEMAEKLKRILLEAQLTTRRRTWSAPTPQEVLKVTSDQNVRLVNGADQLLDVVVESLDRLNQKLQGETPSAIFLWNQWKQGDQIVFRPKDEQVLSNYIKLHLKEDLKQRGVIAKREVEIRRRHGDKGVAASGERVDIQVDAFVRLPNGEICDYVSVIIEVKGCWNKDLDTAMQTQLVDRYLKDNSCQHGLYLIGWFNCKQWDRKDSSKPPKLSIEEAIQKFETQAAELSKQGVKVKAVVLNTSLR, encoded by the coding sequence ATGTCAAATCCCAGATACGATTGGAAAAGATTTTGGTATCCCAAAGGGGGCACTTACAGACTTAATTTTGCTGGTTATCTAGACGATCCAGAATCAAGTTATGCCTATATTACTAACCCTGAAGTCATTCCATTTGAAGTCATTGCTGGGACACCGTGTCTAGTTTTCCTGGGTGAACCGGGAATTGGTAAGTCTACGGCTCTCTACCAAGCATTTGAACAGTCTATAAGGCAAGGGAAACCTGCCCTTAAGTTTGAACTTAGAGGATATAACTCCAGTGCCGAGCTATGTAATGAAATTTTTGGACATCCAAAATTTCAGGCTTGGTTCAATGGAACACATCAGTTGGATTTATTCCTCGACAGCCTGGATGAGGGACTCTTATCACTTAATGTTCTGTCAGATACTTTGAGTCGTGAGCTTGGAAAATATTTCTGTGAGCGTCTTCAGCTCCGACTCACCTGTAGAACGGCTGACTGGAGAAGTACTTTAGAGGAGGATTTAAGACAGTTATGGGGTAAAGATAATTTAGGAGTGTATGAGTTAGCACCTTTGCGTCAAGTAGACGTAAAGAAAGCAGCAGAAGAAAATAATTTAGACTCGGAAGCTTTTCTACAAGAGATCCAAGGTAGAGAGGCTGCACCACTGGCTATTCAGCCGATTACACTGAAGTTTCTTTTGAAAATTTATCAAGAAGATGGACAGCTCCCTTCTACCAAAAAAGAACTTTATTGCAAAGGCTGCCGGAATCTTTGTGAAGAAAATAACCCGCGCCGTCGTGATGCAGGATTCAAAGGTGATTTAGATACTGATGAACGCATGATGATTGCTGGCAGGATTGCAGCGGTTACGATCTTTGCGAATCGGGCTGCTATCTGGAGAGGCTTAGGTGATGCTGCAAATAAAGATGTCGCTATTCGGGAATTATGTGGTTCTGAGACTCTTAATGGGCGTGAGTTTCGAGTAACTGAAGCTGCTGTCTGTGAAGTACTTAAAATTACAAGTTTATTTTCCTCCTATGGGAATGAGCATGATCGCTTTTGCTTTACTCACCAAACTTATGCAGAGTTTTTGGCGGCTTGGTATTTAGCTCAGCGCCCAATGACGTTAGCTCAAAGAATGAGCTTATTACAACATCCTGCTGATCCTGATAAAAAGTTAGTTCCTCAACTACATGAGGTTGCAGCATGGCTAGCTAGTCTACTACCTGATGTGTTTCGGGAAATTGTTAAAACAGATCCTGATGTCATGTTGCAAAGTGATGTGGCAACTGCTGATCAAGAAGGTTGTGCAGCTTTGGTAGAGTCTTTGCTCAGATTGCACAATGAAGAGAAACTACTGTATGAACCTCGATCGTGGTTGTATCAAAAGCTTAAGTCTAGAGATTTAGTTGCCCAAATTCAACCTTATATCACCGACATTACCAAAAGTGTAGATGCCCGATATGTGGCAATTGATATTGCTAGAGCCTGCCAACTGACATCGTTTCAGCATGATTTAGTTGATGTGGCTTTAGACGCATCACAACCCTATTGGGTTCGAGTAAATGCTGCCCATACTGTGTGTGAAATTGGGGATACTGAAATCAAGGCAAAGTTAAAGCCATTAGCTTTAGGTGAAGCTGGAGAAGATCCAGATAATGAATTAAAAGGATACGGACTTCAGACAATATACCCATCTCACTTAACAACAAACGAAGTTTTTGATATGCTTACGCACCCTAAAAGTAATGTTATCGGTGGTACATATCAAAACTTTGTTGCAAAGGACTTCCCAAAGCATCTTCGGTCTGCTGATTTACCTTTAGCACTTAAGTGGGTTGAAGCCCAGCAGCCGAGGCATGAATTGCGTTACCCATTTGGAGAATTATCCGATGCAATTATGTCTCTAGCCTGGGAGCATCTTGAATCGCCGGAGATATTAGAATCTTTTGCAAGAATCGCATTGACAAGATGGAGTAATTACCAACAAATAATAAGTGAGCGAAAAAAGCCATCATTTGAAAGTTTATTGCTCCATAACGATGTAAGGCGTCGTCTCCTGTTAGAAAAGCTTGTTAGCATAATTCCCTTATCTTCTAATAAAGAGCCTATTTGGCTCCTTGGGCAAAGAATACAGATAATCCTACAGGAAGATTTACGATGGATGACTGAACAGCTTCAATCATCCACATCTGAACATACGCAGCAAATTTGGGCGCAGTTAATCAAAAGAATCTTTAGAAATCCTGAATATTCACCAGATGAGGCAAAGACTATTCTTTCTGTTAGCCAAACTAATGAAGTCCTGCATAAGGTATTTCAATCATGGATTGAACCAATAGAACTAGATTCACCTGAAGCTGAAGTAGAGCAGCAAGAGTGGATTCAACGAGATAACAGCCTATTAGAACCACCACTTGCAGACCGGATTATTGCTTGTTTGAACGAGTTTGAGTCTGGCAACTTAACCGCATGGTGGAGTCTCAACAGGGAGATGACGCTCATGCCATACAGTAAACGTTACGATGACATTCGCAGACAACCCGATATAACAGCCCTCAATGGATGGCAAATAGTAGAACCTTTAACCCGATCTAGAATTGTTGATGCGGCTGAAAAATTCGTATTAAATTGGCAACGAGAGTCTCAAGATTGTTTGAACTTATATGAATCTGATGTTGCAGGCTATAAAGCGCTGCGTTTGTTACTACAGGAGCGCCCTCATTTCATCTTTAATCTTAGTGCCGAGACCTGGAAGATGTGGGCATCTACGATTATCAATACCTATTCGATGTCAAATGATAGTCGATATGTTGAGCCTCATCTTGTCTTGACCAAACTAGCTTATCAGCACGCTCCTGCTGAATTTATTAATACTTTAATAGATCTAATAGATAGCGAAAATAGCGATTATGGTAATATATTTATCACACGATCAATACAAACTTGTTGGGATGAACCTTTAGCAATAGCTTTACTAAATAAACTAGAAGATACAACATTAAAGCCAAGCTCTGTAGGGCAGTTGCTTGAAGATCTTCTTGCCCATAAAGTATTTGCAGCCAAGAGATTTGCAGAATCATTAATTCCTGTACCACTTCCTTCTGTTGGAGAGCAGCGTTCCCGAGCAATTTCTGCTGCACGCGCACTTATGCTTTATGCGGAAGACGCAGGTTGGTCGGTGGTTTGGTCAGCGATTCAGCAAGATCCAGAATTTGGAAGAGAAGTCCTTGAATCAGTGTCCTATTCTGCTCGTCAGACAGGGAGCATTGAATGGCGTCTCTCAGAAGAACAGGTGCTAGAGCTTTACAGATGGCTACGTAAAGAATATCCCCCCATTGAAAAACCTAAGCTACAAGAAGAAAAGGAGAAAACTTTCAGCTTGGAAGACTGGGCAACAAAACCTAGAGATAGTGTTGTTAAGTGGCAAGCTACTATCTTGCAACATCTAAAAGAGCGTAGGACACCCCAAGCGTGTAAAGCACTTCGGTGTATTGCTCATGAATCTCCGGAGATGGCTGAAAAACTGAAGCGTATTTTGCTTGAAGCTCAGCTCACTACCCGTCGTCGTACTTGGTCAGCACCAACGCCTCAAGAAGTTCTTAAAGTCACGAGCGACCAAAATGTGCGCCTTGTTAATGGAGCAGATCAACTGCTTGATGTAGTTGTTGAATCTTTGGATAGGCTAAACCAAAAGCTTCAAGGCGAAACACCTTCTGCAATTTTTCTGTGGAATCAGTGGAAGCAGGGAGATCAGATTGTCTTTCGTCCTAAAGATGAACAGGTATTATCTAACTATATAAAACTTCACTTGAAGGAAGATCTTAAACAACGAGGAGTTATCGCCAAACGTGAGGTTGAAATTCGGCGGCGGCATGGAGATAAAGGTGTTGCTGCATCGGGTGAGCGTGTAGATATTCAAGTAGATGCTTTTGTTCGATTGCCAAATGGAGAGATTTGTGATTATGTGAGCGTCATTATTGAGGTCAAAGGATGTTGGAATAAAGATTTAGATACTGCAATGCAGACTCAACTCGTAGACCGTTATCTCAAAGACAATAGTTGTCAGCACGGTCTTTATCTCATTGGTTGGTTCAATTGCAAACAGTGGGATAGAAAGGATTCCAGTAAGCCTCCAAAGTTGAGCATTGAAGAGGCAATACAGAAATTTGAAACACAAGCTGCTGAGTTATCAAAGCAAGGTGTAAAAGTTAAGGCTGTAGTTCTTAACACATCACTTCGATAA
- a CDS encoding alpha/beta hydrolase, giving the protein MKLIQKLLKRSHSQFARRQSKPGLSLLVAGLLWGAIALPAQAAQRVTIRLGPFQHSVNITDLETFARTGQVSASLKPFESLLTPSVRQMLTQRLMLDPTLGDKVIDNILRSPAGSQIFRSLGMLVPGTNIEQLQAALAIALRQANELSAIEVLKAFPEENITINASAAVSVALKFNASYLQSQALGPLLERDLTVPGSFQPAFDPAAPGRQSVRQKTLNLHDWKRDRTIPVDLYWADIPVHPYGTNPSPPGPLVVISHGFGADRSYLAYLAHHLASHGLTVAAIEHPGSNISWLLDTSNGRNLQNVVPETEFTDRPRDVSFLLDELEKINRRPGILRGQLQTDRVTVIGHSLGGYTALALGGAQLDLSDLRQYCREQVPITRSAADWLQCAATDLPNQRQSLRDERVVQIMALNPLVGRLFGKRGINQVKVPTLILSSTNDAITPALDHQLRPFAQLNSPKYLITAIGGTHLSIGNLSGYPRNNLAYELQGQPVAPLRQLLQGVSLAFIKQLTPASETYKPFLSPQYAQYLSTPELPLRFSRSLPGSLSEWVEMAALLNWLRLG; this is encoded by the coding sequence ATGAAGTTGATTCAAAAATTGCTCAAAAGGAGTCACTCCCAGTTCGCTCGCCGCCAGTCGAAACCCGGCTTATCTTTACTAGTGGCGGGTTTATTATGGGGAGCGATCGCTTTACCGGCCCAAGCGGCGCAGCGCGTCACCATTCGCTTGGGTCCCTTTCAGCATTCTGTGAACATTACAGACTTAGAAACCTTTGCGCGCACCGGACAAGTCAGCGCCTCCCTCAAGCCTTTTGAATCGCTGTTAACCCCTTCCGTTCGGCAAATGCTCACCCAACGCCTGATGCTCGATCCGACCTTGGGCGATAAGGTGATCGATAACATTTTGCGATCGCCTGCGGGTTCGCAAATCTTCCGCAGTTTGGGAATGCTCGTTCCAGGAACCAACATCGAGCAATTGCAGGCCGCTTTAGCGATCGCTCTGCGCCAAGCCAACGAACTGAGCGCCATTGAGGTCTTAAAAGCCTTCCCAGAAGAAAACATCACCATTAACGCCTCAGCAGCCGTCTCTGTGGCGTTAAAATTTAATGCCTCCTATCTGCAAAGCCAAGCCCTCGGCCCGCTGCTCGAACGCGACTTAACCGTCCCCGGAAGCTTTCAACCCGCCTTCGATCCCGCCGCTCCCGGTCGCCAATCGGTGCGCCAAAAAACCTTAAACTTACATGATTGGAAGCGCGATCGCACTATCCCCGTAGACCTTTATTGGGCCGATATCCCCGTCCATCCCTACGGCACCAATCCCTCCCCACCGGGCCCGTTAGTTGTGATTTCGCATGGGTTTGGGGCCGATCGTTCCTACCTGGCCTATCTGGCCCATCACCTCGCCTCCCACGGTTTAACCGTAGCCGCCATCGAACATCCTGGCAGCAATATTAGCTGGTTGCTCGATACTTCCAACGGGCGCAACCTCCAAAACGTGGTTCCGGAAACTGAATTTACAGACCGACCCCGCGATGTCAGCTTTTTACTCGACGAATTAGAAAAAATTAACCGCCGTCCGGGGATTCTGCGCGGTCAACTGCAAACTGACCGCGTTACCGTTATCGGTCACTCCCTAGGCGGCTACACGGCCCTCGCTTTGGGAGGCGCGCAACTCGATTTATCGGATTTACGCCAATATTGTCGCGAACAAGTCCCCATCACCCGTTCGGCTGCTGACTGGCTGCAATGCGCGGCGACGGATCTTCCGAACCAGCGTCAATCCCTGCGCGATGAGCGAGTGGTGCAAATTATGGCGCTGAATCCTTTGGTGGGTCGTTTATTTGGCAAGCGCGGGATCAATCAGGTGAAGGTACCCACGTTGATTCTATCGAGTACCAACGATGCGATTACGCCAGCCCTCGATCATCAGTTGCGTCCGTTTGCTCAACTCAACAGTCCTAAATATCTGATTACTGCAATTGGGGGAACGCATTTAAGTATTGGCAATCTTTCGGGTTATCCCAGAAATAATTTAGCTTACGAACTCCAAGGACAACCTGTTGCTCCTTTACGGCAACTGTTGCAAGGGGTAAGTTTAGCGTTTATTAAACAGCTTACGCCTGCTTCGGAAACCTATAAGCCGTTTTTGTCCCCCCAATACGCTCAATATCTGTCTACGCCAGAACTCCCGTTACGTTTCAGCCGTTCTCTACCGGGTAGTTTATCGGAATGGGTAGAAATGGCCGCTCTTCTTAACTGGCTGCGCTTGGGATAA